The Thermodesulfovibrionales bacterium nucleotide sequence TATGAGATCGTTGCACTCTCCCTGAAGAGGGCCAGGGAACGCACGAAAATTCCGGCCGTGCGCTTCAGACCCTGGCTTCAGGCCTTTAAGGATTACGCATTCGACAGGAGGTATTTCTACGGTCCCGAGATACGGAGTCAGATAAGGGCCGCCGAGGAGTTTGGCTCCGCCGGATGGATGCTCTGGAATCCGAGGAATCTTTATAGGGCCGATGGGTTGAAAAAAGAACCCGTTTCAAAGGATAATACAAGGCAAGATGGCCCGAAGGGCTGAGGCAGACGGAAACAGAGAATCTCTCCTCATACCTCTCTTCTGCCTTCTCTGCGGAGTCACCGTTTCTGTCGTAGTTGCTGCAGGGTCAGCGGTCTATTCCCCCCGGAGGTTGCAGACAGGGCAACTCGCGCAGATCGCCGATATCGCCGAAAAGGCGATTCTCGACGGCAAGATACCGGGTGCCGTTATCCTTATCGGACATCAAGGTGATATTGTTTATCGCCGGGCCTTTGGGTGTAGGGCCCTCCTGCCTGAGAAGATCCCGATGACCGAAGACACTATCTTCGATCTTGCCTCTCTCACCAAGACGATCGCGACTACCACTGCAATTTTGCAGTTGGCGGACGGGGGAAAGCTGGACATCGATGCCCCTGTTGTCCGTTACTGGCCTGCCTTCGGGAAGAAGGGCAAGGAGAAGATAACAATACGGCAGCTTCTCACACATTATTCAGGGCTTCGGTCCGACCTCGCTCTGAGGCCGGGATGGTCAGGGTACAAGACCGCTATGGAGAAGATCACTGCGGAAAGGCCCGTTCTTTCACCAGGCTCGGGATTCTTATACAGCGATATCAATTTTGAGGTCCTCGGCGAGCTTGTCCGCAGGGTCTCCGGCCTGCCCCTCGATACCTATTGCTCCGAACATATCTTCAAACCCCTCGGCATGAAGGACACCGGCTTCAGGCCGGCGTCATCGTTGGGCAACCGCATAGCGCCAACGCAGTACCGTCGGGGCAGGCTGCTCCGTGGAGTAGTGCACGATCCCTCGTGTGACAACATGGGTGGTGTGGCCGGGCATGCCGGACTTTTTTCGACTGCTGACGACCTCTCGATTTTTGCACAAATGCTCCTGAACGGAGGGAGTTATGGCGGAAGACAGATCCTCTCCCCAGAGACCGTCGAAAGGATGACATCTCCGCAGTCCCCTTCTGGCAAGAAGAAACTTCGCGGCTTCGGATGGGATCTGGAAGCGCCTTTTTTCTCTAATCGCAGCGAACTACCCCCTCTGGGCGCCTTCGGTCACCTCGGGTATACCGGAACAGCACTCTGGATAGATCCGATTACGAGTACCTGTATCATCGTCCTGACGAACCGCGTCCATCCTGACGGCAAAGGCGACGTAAAGGCATTGCGCTCAGAGATAAAGAAAGTTGTTGCCGACTCGGTCGGACCTCTTCCTCTCGGACAGGTGCCCGATAGAAGGACTTTGCTCGCAGCTCTCTCCGATCATAGCGAAGGTGCGGCGCTGCAGGTCCCGAGAAGCGGAAGAGTGATGACCGGCATCGATATCCTTTCCGCCGGCAATTTTTTGCCTCTGAAAGGCTTGCGCGTGGGACTCATCACCAATCATACGGGACGTGATTCCGGGAAGCGGCGCACCCTTGATCTGCTCAGGAATGCGTCGGGTGTAAAGCTTACCGCGCTCTTCAGCCCAGAACACGGGTTGTCCGGCAAAGATGACGGTAAAGTAGCCTCGACCCTTGAGCCTGCTACCGGGCTGCCGGTATACAGTCTTTACGGCAACGTACGGAAACCAACGGAGAAGATGCTCAGTGGCCTGGATGCCCTCGTCTTTGATATCCAGGATGCCGGCGTCCGCTTCTATACATACATCTCAACAATGGGATATGTTATGGAAGCGGCAGCCAAAAAGGGAATCGCCTTCTATGTACTCGACAGGCCGAATCCCTTGAATGCCTCATCGGTTCAGGGTCCTGTCATGGACAGAGAGCTCAGATCGTTTACCGGCTACTTCCCGCTGCCTGTGCGACATGGGATGACGGTGGGGGAACTTGCAGGGATGTTCAACGTCGAGAACGGGATTGGAGCGGACCTGCATGTTGTCAGAATGGCAGGGTATAACCGCTCTGATTGGTTCGACGAAACAGGACTCCCTTGGGTGAACCCTTCACCGAACCTGCGCAATCTCACTGAAGCAGTTCTGTATCCGGCCGTGGCATTGGTCGAGGGCGCTAACGCGAGCGTTGGACGCGGGACTGATACGCCCTTTGAAGTCCTCGGCGCGCCGTGGATCAACGCTGAACGACTTGCAGCATATCTGAACAACAGAAACATCCATGGCGTGAGTTTTTCTCCTGCTGATTTCGTGCCGAAGAGCACCCCATATAAGAATAAGGTCTGCCATGGGGTGAGAATAACTCTGACTGACAGGATGGGGCTCGATGTCGGGACGATGGGGATCGAGATTGTGGCAGCACTCCATAAGCTTTACCCCGATGACTTTCAGCTCCATAAAACGCTCGGTCTTATCGGATCACGGAGCGTATTGCGAGCCATTAGAGAGGGCAGGGATCCCCGATCAATTGCGCTACAATGGCAGGATTCGCTTGACGAGTTTCGCGGCCTGCGGTCGAAGTACCTCATCTATTAGTCTGTCTCGCCCCGTTTCACTCGACCAGTGCAGCGACCGCTGAAGGCCTTAAAGAGCGCCCATTGACCGAAGGTGTTCAGAGTATTTACGAGAAACCCTTTGATACCAATGACGTAGTCGACGGTATTCGTCAATCTCTTTCAGCGAATTATAATTAGCGTTCTTTGAGATTCCGTCCATTGCGGTGTTCGAAAAGGTTCTTGACCTCATCCAACAGTTCATTGATATCCTTGAACTGCCGGTATACCGAAGCAAACCGCACATAGGCAACCTTGTCCGTCTCTTTGAGGGAGTCCATGACTGCCTCACCGACCCATGCGCTAGGGATCTCTTTTACTCCCATACCGCTCAACTTCTTCTCTATCGAATCAGTGATTTCTTCGAGGACTTCGATGCTAATGGGTCTCTTCTCGCAGGCCTTTTTCAGACCGATCAGTACCTTTCCCCGGTCAAAGGACTCGCGCCTGCCGTCCTTCTTGACCACCAGGGGTACGACATCCTCAACGCGTTCATACGATGTGAACCGCTTGCCGCACTTCAGGCATTCCCTTCTCCTGCGAATAGCTTCACCCTCTTTGCTCGTTCGCGAGTCGATGACCCTGTCATCGAGAGTACCGCAGAATGGGCACTTCATCGGTAAATAGGAAATCTCTGACAGAGCTTCTTCACGCGCCCATTGAGGCGCCCCAGTGCTTCAGAGTTCTTCCTTTTCTCGAGAACCTCCGATATAAGGGCGGCTATTTCGGTCATCTCTGCCTCTCCCATCCCCCTCGTCGTAACACAGGGAGTACCGAGT carries:
- a CDS encoding exo-beta-N-acetylmuramidase NamZ domain-containing protein; translation: MARRAEADGNRESLLIPLFCLLCGVTVSVVVAAGSAVYSPRRLQTGQLAQIADIAEKAILDGKIPGAVILIGHQGDIVYRRAFGCRALLPEKIPMTEDTIFDLASLTKTIATTTAILQLADGGKLDIDAPVVRYWPAFGKKGKEKITIRQLLTHYSGLRSDLALRPGWSGYKTAMEKITAERPVLSPGSGFLYSDINFEVLGELVRRVSGLPLDTYCSEHIFKPLGMKDTGFRPASSLGNRIAPTQYRRGRLLRGVVHDPSCDNMGGVAGHAGLFSTADDLSIFAQMLLNGGSYGGRQILSPETVERMTSPQSPSGKKKLRGFGWDLEAPFFSNRSELPPLGAFGHLGYTGTALWIDPITSTCIIVLTNRVHPDGKGDVKALRSEIKKVVADSVGPLPLGQVPDRRTLLAALSDHSEGAALQVPRSGRVMTGIDILSAGNFLPLKGLRVGLITNHTGRDSGKRRTLDLLRNASGVKLTALFSPEHGLSGKDDGKVASTLEPATGLPVYSLYGNVRKPTEKMLSGLDALVFDIQDAGVRFYTYISTMGYVMEAAAKKGIAFYVLDRPNPLNASSVQGPVMDRELRSFTGYFPLPVRHGMTVGELAGMFNVENGIGADLHVVRMAGYNRSDWFDETGLPWVNPSPNLRNLTEAVLYPAVALVEGANASVGRGTDTPFEVLGAPWINAERLAAYLNNRNIHGVSFSPADFVPKSTPYKNKVCHGVRITLTDRMGLDVGTMGIEIVAALHKLYPDDFQLHKTLGLIGSRSVLRAIREGRDPRSIALQWQDSLDEFRGLRSKYLIY
- the nrdR gene encoding transcriptional regulator NrdR, producing the protein MKCPFCGTLDDRVIDSRTSKEGEAIRRRRECLKCGKRFTSYERVEDVVPLVVKKDGRRESFDRGKVLIGLKKACEKRPISIEVLEEITDSIEKKLSGMGVKEIPSAWVGEAVMDSLKETDKVAYVRFASVYRQFKDINELLDEVKNLFEHRNGRNLKER